One genomic window of Solanum dulcamara chromosome 10, daSolDulc1.2, whole genome shotgun sequence includes the following:
- the LOC129869860 gene encoding uncharacterized protein LOC129869860: MARGKKQIGDDEEPIHVDKKMDDRGEETNTPQVVASSEYRYLVYDSGRRYIVYIERKICNCDKFQLEEIPCPHIITILKSKNITNMHPYCSDYYKSKALANTYEVPMVPMPDQKYWSVLKEITEKIILPPRYKRMSGRSKKERKKNYSEKLSMSTNCCGHCGHEEHNKRT, from the exons ATGGCTAGAGGGAAGAAACAAATTGGTGATGATGAAGAACCTATTCATGTGGACAAAAAAATGGATGATAGAGGAGAAGAAACGAACACTCCTCAG gttgttgcttcatctGAATATCGTTATTTAGTTTATGATTCAGGAAGAAGATACATTGTGtatattgaaagaaaaatatgcaATTGTGATAAGTTTCAACTAGAAGAGATACCATGTCCACACATAATCACAATTTTGAAGAGCAAGAATATTACAAACATGCACCCTTACTGCTCTGATTACTACAAGTCAAAGGCAttggcaaatacttatgaagtgccaatggttccaatgccaGATCAGAAATATTGGTCTGTTCTGAAAGAAATTACGGAGAAAATTATCTTGCCACCAAGATACAAAAGAATGTCGGGAAgatcaaagaaagaaagaaaaaagaactaTAGTGAGAAGCTAAGTATGAGCACAAACTGTTGTGGACATTGTGGACATGAAGAGCACAACAAAAGAACTTGA